In Streptomyces rapamycinicus NRRL 5491, the genomic stretch GTACGACAAGTCGCTGGTGCCGACGTCCGCGTCGGTGTTCATCGCGGAGGCGCGGCTGAGCGGCAAGGGCATGAAGAACCACCACGAAGGTGGTGAGGGCCACGGCGAGTACAAGATGCACAAGGGCACGTTCGTGTTCATCAGCGTGCGTGGTCTCGCGGCCGATCACCACTTCGGGATCCACGTCCACACGAAGCCGTGTGGCACCAAGCCCGACTCGTCGGGGCCGCACTACCAGAACAAGCAGGACCCCAAGCAGCCCTCGACCAACCCGAAGTACGCCAACCCGCACAACGAGGTGTGGCTGGACCTCACCACCAGGGGCAACGGCAAGGGCTGGGCCAAGTCCTGGGTGAAGTGGAACTTCCGGCCCGATGAGGCCCGTTCCGTGGTGATCCACAAGCATGCGACGGGCACCACGTCGGGCAAGGCCGGACAGGCGGGCGCCCGGGTGGCGTGTGTGAACGTGCCGTTCAAGTAGCGGCGTTCCGCGCGTCGCGCGTCGCGCGGCACTCGGCGGAGGGCGGGCAGGCCTCACGGCGGCAGCAGTCCGCCCTCCACCGAGGCGTCCCTGATCTCCTCGTACAGCGCGCGCAGCGTCTCGCTCACGGCCACCCGCGGCAGATGCAGCCCGTCCAGCGCCTCGGCGTCCACGGGAGCGTGGCTGTCGGTGGCCATGTCGCCCCAGCCCTGGCCGGTCAGACAGCGCATCAGGGTGGGGTTGAGCCGGTCCACCCCGCGCACCAGGCACGCCTCGGGCGTACGGCCCTCCTCGTACTCCCGCCACAGCGCGAGGAGTTCGGCCCCGAGCGGCGCGGGGAGCGAGGCGAAGCGCGGTGGCTCACCGCCCGCGGCGCCCCGCTCCACCGCGTCCATCTCGACGAGGTCGTGCATCAGGCAGAGCTTGATCATCTTGGTGAGGTCGAGTCGCTGCCCGGCCTCGCGCTCGAACTCGGCGTGCAGGATCCAGCTCACCATCGCCAGGTGCCAGGAGTGCTCCGCGACGCTCTCCTTGCGCTCCGGGGTGGCTTTGTTGGCGCGCTCGATCTCACGGAGGCGGGCGGTGAGGGCTATGAAGTCGAAGAGTCTTCGACGGCCGCCCGCCGCGCCGTGCGGGCCGTACATCTCGCTCATGGCGGTCAGTGTGCTCCCGCCCGGGTGGTTGCGGGACTCCTGGCGCGGCACGAACAGCTTACGTGTAGGTCACCCTGAGCTCCTTGATCCCGTTCAGCCAGGCCGAGCGCAGCCGCCGGGGCTCACCCACGAGCCGGATGTCCGGGAGGGTGTCCGCGATGGCGTTGAAGATCAGCCGGATCTCCAGCTCCGCCAGGCTCTTGCCGAGGCAGAAGTGCGGTCCGCCGCCGCCGAAGCCTAGGTGGGGATTGGGGTCGCGGCCGATGTCGAAGACCTCCGGGCCGTCGAAGACCTCGGGGTCGTTGTTGGCGGAGGAGTAGAAGACGCCGACCCGCTGGCCCGCCTCGATGCGCTGTCCGCCGAGTTCGGTGTCCTGGGTGGCGGTGCGCTGGAAGGACATCACGGGGGTGGCCCAGCGCACGATCTCGTCGGCGGCGGTGGCGGGGCGCTCGGCCTTGAACAGCTCCCACTGGTCGGGGTGGGTGAGGAAGGCGTGCATCCCGTGGCTGATGGCGTTGCGCGTGGTCTCGTTGCCGGCGACGGCGAGCAGCAGTACGAAGAAGCCGAACTCGTCCGAGCCCAGATTGCCCTCGTCCTCGGCGGCCACCAGCCGGCTGACGATGTCCTTGGCCGGGCACGCCTTGCGGTCGGCGGCGAGGTTCATGGAGTACGAGATCAGCTCCATGGCCGACTCGGCGCCGATCTCCTCGGTGATGGCCAGCTCGGGATCGTCGTACGCGACCATCTTGTTGGACCAGTCGAAGATCTTGGACCGGTCCTGCTGGGGGATCCCGATGAGTTCGGCGATCGCCTGCAGCGGCAGTTCGCAGGCCACATCGGTGACGAAGTCCCCGCTGCCGCTCTCCCTGGCCCCGGCCACGATGCGGGTGGCGCGGTCGCGCAGGGCGTCCTCGAGGGCGCGGATGGCGCGCGGGGTGAAGCCGCGCTGGACGATCTGGCGGACCCTGGTGTGCTCGGGCGGGTCCATGTTCAGCATGATCAGCTTCTGGACGTCGATCTGATCGCGCTGGATGTGCTCGTTGAAGCGGATGATCGCGGTGTTGGCGTGGGAGGAGAAGATCTCCGGCCGGGTGGAGACCTCCTTGACGTCGGCATGGCGGGTGACGGCCCAGTAGCCGTCGTCGTCGAAGCCGGCCACGCCGTGTGGCTGGGGGATCCAGCACACGGGCGCCGTCTGCCGCAGCCGGGCGAGCTCCGGGAGTGGCACCCGATGCTGATGGAGGTCGGGGTCGGTGAGGTCAAAGCCTTCGGGGAGCGCTGGGCAGGACATCGGCCACTCCAGAGATCTGACGGCCTATCAGAAGTGTCCGCAAGGTAGTAACGGGTTCTACAAGTAGCAAGAGAAATCGCGGCCATTGTTTCGGGGGATCGATGCCCCCCTTGGTCCGCTCAACCCCTGCACAACCCTTGCGCCGCCGGGCCGGGTCTCAGCAGACTGAGCTGAAGAACTAGAACGCGTACTAGTTCTGACTGCGGGCGCTGCCGGGAGCCCCGCGGATGCGATGAGAGGACGAGACAGCCATGGCCGCCGAACCCGTCATCATCGAAGCCGTCCGCACGCCCATCGGCAAGCGCGGCGGCGCGCTCGCCAACCTCCACCCCGCCTATCTGCTCGGCGAGACCTACCGCGAACTCCTCGCCCGCACCGGCATCCAGCCCGACTGCGTCGAGCAGATCGTCGGCGGCACCGTCACCCACGCCGGGGAGCAGTCGATGAACCCCGCGCGCACCGCCTGGCTGACGATGGGGCTGCCGTACGAGACCGCGGCCACGACGGTGGACTGTCAGTGCGGCTCTTCGCAGCAAGCCAACCACATGGTGGCCAACATGGTCGCCACCGGTGTCATCGACGTCGGCATCGGCTGCGGCGTCGAGGCCATGTCGCGGGTGCCGCTGGGCAGCGGCTCCAAACACGGCCCGGGCAAACCGTTCCCCGAGGAGTGGAACGTGGACCTGCCCAATCAGTTCCAGGCCGCCGAACGCATCGCCCGCAACCGCGGCCTGACCCGCGAGAACGTGGACGCCCTCGGACTCATCTCCCAGGAGCGGGCGGCGCGCGCCTGGGCCGAGGAACGGTTCAAGCGCGAGACCTTCGCCGTGCAGGTGCCCACGACCGAGGAGGAACAGACAGCCGGCGAGGGCATGTGGCGCGCCGTCGACCGGGACGAGGGCCTGCGCGACACCACCATGGAGGCGCTGGCCGGACTCAAGCCCATCATGCCCACCGCCGTGCACACCGCGGGCAACTCCTCCCAGATCTCCGACGGCGCCTGCGCGGTCCTGTGGGCCTCCAAACGCATGGCCCGCGCCCTCAAACTCCGCCCCCGCGCCCGCATCGTGGCCCAGGCCCTGGTCGGCACCGATCCGCACTTCCACCTGGACGGGCCGATCGACGCCACGAAGGCGGTCCTGGGCAAGGCCGGGATGACCCTGAAGGACATCGACCTGATCGAGATCAACGAGGCGTTCGCCTCGGTGGTGCTCTCCTGGGCGCAGGTCTTCGAACAGAACCTGGAGAAGGTCA encodes the following:
- a CDS encoding superoxide dismutase family protein, whose translation is MSLVKAVTAAVAMGASMAIATPAVAAPPHPFVFVHDQFQPASQAKTAGAVTYDKSLVPTSASVFIAEARLSGKGMKNHHEGGEGHGEYKMHKGTFVFISVRGLAADHHFGIHVHTKPCGTKPDSSGPHYQNKQDPKQPSTNPKYANPHNEVWLDLTTRGNGKGWAKSWVKWNFRPDEARSVVIHKHATGTTSGKAGQAGARVACVNVPFK
- a CDS encoding HD domain-containing protein; amino-acid sequence: MSEMYGPHGAAGGRRRLFDFIALTARLREIERANKATPERKESVAEHSWHLAMVSWILHAEFEREAGQRLDLTKMIKLCLMHDLVEMDAVERGAAGGEPPRFASLPAPLGAELLALWREYEEGRTPEACLVRGVDRLNPTLMRCLTGQGWGDMATDSHAPVDAEALDGLHLPRVAVSETLRALYEEIRDASVEGGLLPP
- a CDS encoding cytochrome P450, with protein sequence MSCPALPEGFDLTDPDLHQHRVPLPELARLRQTAPVCWIPQPHGVAGFDDDGYWAVTRHADVKEVSTRPEIFSSHANTAIIRFNEHIQRDQIDVQKLIMLNMDPPEHTRVRQIVQRGFTPRAIRALEDALRDRATRIVAGARESGSGDFVTDVACELPLQAIAELIGIPQQDRSKIFDWSNKMVAYDDPELAITEEIGAESAMELISYSMNLAADRKACPAKDIVSRLVAAEDEGNLGSDEFGFFVLLLAVAGNETTRNAISHGMHAFLTHPDQWELFKAERPATAADEIVRWATPVMSFQRTATQDTELGGQRIEAGQRVGVFYSSANNDPEVFDGPEVFDIGRDPNPHLGFGGGGPHFCLGKSLAELEIRLIFNAIADTLPDIRLVGEPRRLRSAWLNGIKELRVTYT
- a CDS encoding steroid 3-ketoacyl-CoA thiolase — protein: MAAEPVIIEAVRTPIGKRGGALANLHPAYLLGETYRELLARTGIQPDCVEQIVGGTVTHAGEQSMNPARTAWLTMGLPYETAATTVDCQCGSSQQANHMVANMVATGVIDVGIGCGVEAMSRVPLGSGSKHGPGKPFPEEWNVDLPNQFQAAERIARNRGLTRENVDALGLISQERAARAWAEERFKRETFAVQVPTTEEEQTAGEGMWRAVDRDEGLRDTTMEALAGLKPIMPTAVHTAGNSSQISDGACAVLWASKRMARALKLRPRARIVAQALVGTDPHFHLDGPIDATKAVLGKAGMTLKDIDLIEINEAFASVVLSWAQVFEQNLEKVNVNGGAIALGHPVGATGARLITTALHELERADKEFALITMCAGGALATGTIIQRL